GCGGTGTGGCGTGCCCATCGGGCCCTGGGACGGCCTGGTGCGCTGCTGGTCGTGCAACCGCCACCGGCGTCCGATGCCGTGCCGGTGGATGTCGTCGAAACCGCGACACAGGCTGCTCTGCGCGCCGCGACTGCGGCGGGCGTTCGTGGGGCAGCGGTGACCCCCTTCCTGTTGGCCGAAATCCAACAGCGTACGGATGGACGATCGGTTCGCGCCAATCTGGCGCTTCTCGAGGCCAACGCACACCTCGCGGGGCAGGTAGCTGTCGCACTGGCAGCCCTTGACACGCAGGACACGCTGGCGGCCCCGAGTTCCGCCTGAAAAAGCGCCCGATCGCGATACGCGCGGTATCGGCACGTTGAACCAACCCGGGCGTGCACGGTACTATCCGGTAACCCGCTGTATCCGGAGGCCTGTTTCGCAATGTCCAACCCGTTCCTGAGTTCCGAGGAGTACGACGAGCGCGCGCACGCCCTCTACAACGAGGGGCAGTACGACGAGGCGCTTGAGCTCCTGCGCGAGGGACTCTCGCTGTACCCGTCGGCAGTGGAGCTGCACGTCGGGGCCGGCTACGCGCGCATGGCGCGCGAGGAGTACGTCTGGGCGCGAAAGCGCTTCGAGGAGGCCCTCACGCTCGACCCCGAGCACGAGGATGCCCTGGCCGGCCTGGGAGAGGTGTTGCTCAAGTTCGGGCAGACGGAGGCCGGTATGCAGGCCTTCGAACGCACCATCGAACTGGGCTACGAGGACGACGTCGATCTCATGCTGCAGATCGGTCGCGCCCTCTTTCGTGAAGGGTACGTGGAGGCGTCGCTGCCGTACTTCGAGCGCGCCATCCAGCAGGCCGAGGACTCGGCTGAGGCCGTGGCCTGCATCGGCTACGCGCAGCATCGGCTGGGCAACGATGTGGAAGCCATGATCGCACTGCGGCGGGCGCTCACCATCGACCCGTCGTTTGCCGAGGCGCGTGTTTACCTCGCCAACCTGTTGTACGACGGGGGCGATCTCGATGGCGCGCTGGTGGAGTTCGAGGCCACCACACCAGCCGATCACTGGGATGAACTCGGCATCTGGCGTGTGATGGAGCTCAAGAAGTCCATCTACAAGCTGGCCGAGAACGATGGGGAGCTGAAGCCGTGGGAAGCCCGTCTGGTGGAACTGGCTGGTGAGCCGGACGCCATCGACGAGTTGCTGGCCGAGGTGGAGCAGACCGTGCTCGAGCGCGAACTGGTCGAGGACGGCGAATCACAGGGACAGCTGGAGACGCTCGGCACGCTGCTGACTGGCCTCGTCAGTCAGCAGCAGGCCGGCGGGCCCGGCACCGAATCCGAGGGCGAAAACGCCAGCGGGGTCGCATCGGAGGGCTCGTCCACCGACGTGCTCATGACCGATGACGATCTGCATCGCGTGATCATGCGCGACGGAACGGTGTTCGAGGGCACCTGGGAGGCCATCGTGCAGGCGCTGCGTGACGCGCGCGATGCCGGCCGCCCGCTCGAGGAATTCATGGCGCAGGAAGCGCGACGCTTCTACGGGGCAACGGGACGTCAGGTGGCCTCGCATGCGCCCGAGGCCTTTCTGCGTGGCGGTGCCGAGGCCGGCATGCTGCGCATCGTGCGCTGAGCGGATGGCGCTGCGCATTCGCGTGGGGCCCATTCCGGCCGCACGCCCGATGTCTCACTTTGTCTGACGGGTTCCGCATGACGGGTTCCGTATGACCGGTACCGACGCATCGCTCACTGCTCGCGCCGCGCTTGACGCGGCGCGACGTGTCTTCAGCCCCGACGCCATGGCCACGTCCACCGCACCCGTGCTGTGGGACGCGGCCCAGGTCGTGCTCCAGCGTGTGGTGGGGCGGCCGGAACTCACCGGTCAGGCGCTGGTGGGTGAGGCACGGCGGCTTGGTGTGCTCACCATCAGTGATGCGCACGCCCTGGTGGGTCTCTCGTCGTGGGCCGATCGCAGCGATGCACCGGCCACCACGGAGTCCGAACGCATTCTGCTGCGCGAAGCCTGGATGGCGCTCGAACACGCCGTCCCCGACAGCGCCCCAAGCTTCGCGCCGCCGCCATACGCTCCGCCGTCCGGCTCGTCAGCGACGGCGTCGTTCGGCGCGTCGCCCGCAGCGTCTTCCGGAGGGGCATCGACCGCGCCGCCTCATTCGTCGCATTACTCTCCGCCGCCACCACCCCCGTCGTCCATGCCGCCGCTCATGGGGGCAGCGGCATCGACTGACAGCGGTGACCGGCGGCGTCTGGGCCTTCCGCCGCTGGCCTGGCTGGCGGTGGCGGTGCTTGTGCTGGCCGCCGCCATCGGTGGCGGTTGGTGGTGGCAGGGCCGCGCCGATCGCGCCTTTGCCGAGGCCAGCGCAGCCTACCGCAGCGGCAACACCGTGCTGGCCCGTAGCGCCATGGCCGACATGGCCCGCCGCTTCCCCAACGACGCGCGGCCCCTTGTGTACCTCGGCCGACTCTCGCGTGATGATGGCGATCTGCCGCGCGCCCGTCGCTTCCTCACCACGGCGGTTGAGCTCGCGCCCAACTCCGCCATCGCCTCGCGTGAGCTCGCCTCGCTCATGCTGACCGAGGGCCAGCCGGAAATCGCGCGACGCTTTTACGTACGGGCATTGCAGATCGATCCCGCCGATCGGGTGGCGCAGGGTTTTCTCGCCTGTGCGCTGCATCGCCTCCAGCGCTTCGACGAGGCGCGTCGCTGGTACGAACGCGCCGGTCCCGGCGAGTGGCAGGGCTGTCTGGCCACGCCACCCCTGCCGCCGGGCATGTTGCCTCAAGGCATGATGCCTCCAGGCATGATGCCCCCAGGCACGATGCCACCGGGCGCGGCACCGCGTCCCACTCCGTAACGAGCCT
This Gemmatimonas sp. UBA7669 DNA region includes the following protein-coding sequences:
- a CDS encoding tetratricopeptide repeat protein → MTGTDASLTARAALDAARRVFSPDAMATSTAPVLWDAAQVVLQRVVGRPELTGQALVGEARRLGVLTISDAHALVGLSSWADRSDAPATTESERILLREAWMALEHAVPDSAPSFAPPPYAPPSGSSATASFGASPAASSGGASTAPPHSSHYSPPPPPPSSMPPLMGAAASTDSGDRRRLGLPPLAWLAVAVLVLAAAIGGGWWWQGRADRAFAEASAAYRSGNTVLARSAMADMARRFPNDARPLVYLGRLSRDDGDLPRARRFLTTAVELAPNSAIASRELASLMLTEGQPEIARRFYVRALQIDPADRVAQGFLACALHRLQRFDEARRWYERAGPGEWQGCLATPPLPPGMLPQGMMPPGMMPPGTMPPGAAPRPTP
- a CDS encoding tetratricopeptide repeat protein; translation: MSNPFLSSEEYDERAHALYNEGQYDEALELLREGLSLYPSAVELHVGAGYARMAREEYVWARKRFEEALTLDPEHEDALAGLGEVLLKFGQTEAGMQAFERTIELGYEDDVDLMLQIGRALFREGYVEASLPYFERAIQQAEDSAEAVACIGYAQHRLGNDVEAMIALRRALTIDPSFAEARVYLANLLYDGGDLDGALVEFEATTPADHWDELGIWRVMELKKSIYKLAENDGELKPWEARLVELAGEPDAIDELLAEVEQTVLERELVEDGESQGQLETLGTLLTGLVSQQQAGGPGTESEGENASGVASEGSSTDVLMTDDDLHRVIMRDGTVFEGTWEAIVQALRDARDAGRPLEEFMAQEARRFYGATGRQVASHAPEAFLRGGAEAGMLRIVR